GGTACGGCCCCACCGCCACCGACACGAGGTAGTAGGCAATGGGGTGGCGCGACTTCCACTCGTAGCGGACTTTGCCCTCGCCCACGGGCGTGGTGGCCACCAGCACGCCGTTGGAACCCACTTTGTTGGTGGCCGAAGTCGTTACCCACACGTCGGTGGAGTCGGCCTTATCGGTGAGCACCTGCTTGCAGGGCCACCACTCGTAGGCGTGGTAGGGCTCCGAGAGGCTCCAGGTGACGTTGACGTTGTAGTTCGGGACTAGGCGGGTGTCCAGGGCGTTGCCGATGGCGGCCCCGCCGCCGCTGGGCGCCGTGCCGCGGTAGCGGATGGTGGCCGTGAACAGGGCGCCGGGCGCGGCCGTGGCGGGCAGGGCCGCCGTGACGTCGCCGCCGGCGCGGCGCAGGCCGGGGCTCGGCCGCCCGTCTACGCTCACTGCTTCAATGGTGTAAGTGGGATACAGCTCAAAGGCCAGGGAATCGAGGCCCTCGGTGCCGGCGCGGGCCTTGATGGTCACGGTGCCCTCTACGGCGCGGGAATTGTTTTCGAGGCTGATGTCAAGCTTGTAGTAGCTGACGTCGTAGCGGCTCATCTGCTGGCGGTGGCGCACAGAGGCGTAGGCTGGGCGCTGGGCGTCGCCCTCCAGCTGGCGCAATCGGGTGTGGGCGCAGACCTGGGCGGCGGTGCCATCAAGGTCGGCAGGGTCGAGGTGGGGGGCGGGAACCTGGGCGGCTACGGGGCCAGCCAGCAGGACCAGCACCCCGGCCGCACGGCGGAATAGTTGCTTCATACTCAGTTGGAAAGGAGGGAAAGAATGGAAAGGGAGCAGGGCGGAAGTACGGCCCAAGGTAAGCAGGGGCGGCGCAAGTTTCGGGCGCGCTGCACGGAAACCGGGCCGGCGGTTCGTATCTTCCCTCTATCGTTATCCTTTCCTTCCAACCTGCGCTATGTCAATTCCTTACCCTCTGCCCTGCCGATTACGCCTACTCCTCTTGCTTTTCCTCGTGCTGGCCGGCGCTCCGGCGGCGTGGGCTACGCACCTGGTGGGCGGCGAGCTGGACCTGCAACACCGCGAAGGCAACACCTACCAGCTCACGCTGAATCTGTACTTCGACGCCCTGAACGGCAACGCCGGCGCCCTCGACAATGAGCTGACAGCCAGCATCTTCGACCGTGCTACCAATGCCCGCGTGCTGGACCTGGAGCTGCCGCTCACCAGCAACACGTTTGTGAGCTACACCAACCCCGCCTGCACCTCGCCCACGCTGGTGACGCGCCGGCTGGTGTACACGCGCAGCGTGGTGCTGCTGCCCCAGAACTTCGGTAGCGCGGGCGGCTACTACGTGGCCGTGGAGCGGTGCTGCCGCAACGTGAGCATCAGCAACATTCAGGCCCCCGGCGACGCGGCCCAAACCTTCTACCTGGAGTTTCCGGCCGTGGTGCGGGGCGGGCAGGCCTTTCGCAACTCCACACCCCATCGGTTTGCGCCCCTGGGCGACTACGCCTGCCTGAACGAGCAGTTCACCTACCCCTTCGGGGGCCAGGATGCCGACGGCGACTCCCTGGTGTATGAGCTGACCACGCCCCTGAACGGCCACGCGTCGGTGTCGGTGCCCAAGCCCATGGTGGCCAGCCCCGCACCCTATGAGCCTATCCGCTGGAACCCCGGCCTGTCGGTGAGCCGGCAGATACCGGGCTCCCCCACCCTTACCATCGACCGGCGCACGGGCCAGCTGCAAGTGCGGCCCACCCAGCTGGGGCTGTTTGTGTTCGGCATCCGGTGCGTGGAGTACCGCCGGGGCGTGAAGCTGGGCGAGGTGCGGCGCGACTTCCAGTTGAAAGTGGTGCAGTGCCCGGTGAATGCCCGGCCCAAGGTGCTGCTCGGCATGCCGGGCCGGGCAGCACCCTACCAGGTGGGCCGCGACACGCTGCGCCTGCGCCCCGGTGCGCCCCGCTGCTTCCGCCTGCGCTTCACCGACGCCGACCCCTCGTCGGCGCTCAGCCTGAGCTTGCGGCCCGTCAACTTCACGGCCCCGCTACCCACGCTGAGCGTGCTGCAAGGCACCGTGCGCGGGCCCGGCACCCCCGACACGCTGGTGTCGGAGCTGTGCTTTCCGGCTTGCTTTAACACCAGGGGCCGGGTGTACTTGCTGGACCTGATAGTGGCCGACAACGGCTGCCCCCTGCCCAAGCGCGACACCGTTCGGGTGGCTTTCACGGCCCAGCCCGACCCCAACGGCCCGCCTACGCTGCGCACCACGGCCGCCCAGCCCCTGCTAGCCCGCCCCGGCGACCTGATAACGTTTGACCTCGCCGCCATCGACCCCGACAACGACCCCGTGCAGCTGGAAATGACCGGCCGCGGCTTTGCGCCGGCCAGCCTGGGCGCCCAGCTTACCCAGGCTCAAAGCGGCAACCAGCGCACCGGCCGCTTCACGTGGCGCGTAGACTGCCGGGCCGTGGACCGCCCGGTGTACGAGTTTGAGTTTGCGGCCGTGACAACGCCCTGCAACGAGCGGACGGTGGCTACCGTGGTAGTGCCCGTGCAGATTGTGTACGAAAACCGCCCCCCGGCCCTGACCAGTACCCTGCCGCCCGCCACGGGCACGGCCCCGGTCGTGATTCGCCGGGCCTTGGGCGAAGTATACGAAGCCACCCTCACCGGCCTCGACCTGGACAATGACGCCCTGGCTCTGACGGCGGCGGGCCAGGGGTTTGAGCTGGGAGCCGTGGGCATGTCGTTTGTGCCCCGCAACGGGGCGGGCCAGGCCAGCGGCACGTTCCGGTGGGAGGCGTCTTGCGCCGCCGTGGCGGGCAGTGGTTCCGGCAACGGACTAGAGGTAACGTTTCAGTTGCAGGAAACCACCTGCCGACCCCAGCCCCAGACCCGCACGGTGCGCTTCGAGGTCATCAGCCCCGACACTACTACCTTCCTGCCCCCCAACATCATCACGCCCCGCCAGCGCGACAACAAAAACGACTTTTTCGAGCTGGACAACGTGCAAGCCAAGCTCCCGCCCGACTTCTGCAACTCCCGGTTTGCGGGCGTTAAAATCTTCAGCCGCTGGGGCAGCCTGGTGTACCAGTCGGGCAACCGCAGCTTCCGCTGGGACGGCGGCGGCCGGCCGGCGGGCGTGTACTACTACCTGGTCGAATTCACCGACAAGCGCCGCTACAAAGGCACC
This region of Hymenobacter sp. YIM 151500-1 genomic DNA includes:
- a CDS encoding gliding motility-associated C-terminal domain-containing protein, whose translation is MLFLVLAGAPAAWATHLVGGELDLQHREGNTYQLTLNLYFDALNGNAGALDNELTASIFDRATNARVLDLELPLTSNTFVSYTNPACTSPTLVTRRLVYTRSVVLLPQNFGSAGGYYVAVERCCRNVSISNIQAPGDAAQTFYLEFPAVVRGGQAFRNSTPHRFAPLGDYACLNEQFTYPFGGQDADGDSLVYELTTPLNGHASVSVPKPMVASPAPYEPIRWNPGLSVSRQIPGSPTLTIDRRTGQLQVRPTQLGLFVFGIRCVEYRRGVKLGEVRRDFQLKVVQCPVNARPKVLLGMPGRAAPYQVGRDTLRLRPGAPRCFRLRFTDADPSSALSLSLRPVNFTAPLPTLSVLQGTVRGPGTPDTLVSELCFPACFNTRGRVYLLDLIVADNGCPLPKRDTVRVAFTAQPDPNGPPTLRTTAAQPLLARPGDLITFDLAAIDPDNDPVQLEMTGRGFAPASLGAQLTQAQSGNQRTGRFTWRVDCRAVDRPVYEFEFAAVTTPCNERTVATVVVPVQIVYENRPPALTSTLPPATGTAPVVIRRALGEVYEATLTGLDLDNDALALTAAGQGFELGAVGMSFVPRNGAGQASGTFRWEASCAAVAGSGSGNGLEVTFQLQETTCRPQPQTRTVRFEVISPDTTTFLPPNIITPRQRDNKNDFFELDNVQAKLPPDFCNSRFAGVKIFSRWGSLVYQSGNRSFRWDGGGRPAGVYYYLVEFTDKRRYKGTVTIAE